The Eleginops maclovinus isolate JMC-PN-2008 ecotype Puerto Natales chromosome 18, JC_Emac_rtc_rv5, whole genome shotgun sequence genome segment GCCTGTCAGTGCCCCTACGGTTACCCTATCAACATGTTATATCtcattttattaatttcatACAAATACTAATGTATAACAAATACTTTCAGTTTCAGAGGTGTTGTGTGCTGGACTATCCAGCTTTACCGCAAGCTATGACTTTCAGAGGTTTTGCCGTCACCTTGATGTCGCATGTTACTTTCCATTATGACTGTaagtcatatttatttatcattatgtTGATTATtactatgtttttgtttttgtaatcttCATTATCTTACTGATTGCAGTTTGTTGTGTGTAGCAAAAGCGCCATTTGCTGGGCTTCAGTATCCTGTCCCCACGGTTGCATGGCGTGTAATAACTGCATTCAAACTGTTAGACtatactttatatttacaaCTATTTTTTGTGGgttgaaatgtgtgtatgcGATGATGAGGTTTCCGTTTTCTTTTCATGACATTTCTCTACCATGTTACTGCCAACCAGTGGCTAGCTTGACTGCtaaatgatttttttcagttttcttggGTTATTTTTTAGGAGCATGAGGTCAACAAACAAGATTCATGTTAATAAGTTAGCTTTGGTAGTTTGCATATTCTGATTCCTTTTGACTGAGTCAAGCTAGCTGCCTCCCTGTGtgtcttaatgctaagctaggATAAACAAAGAAATCTATTCCTTTAAATCCATACAAAATTCTGAAATAATTTCAACATGAATCCCCCCTTTTCAGATACTGGCTACAGAATGTTATAAAAGCAAGCAGCCATTTCCAGTCTCTGAAAGGACATGAGTGGACGGAGAGTTCAGGTTGAGGGTAAGGTCCAGCTCAGTCTGCGGAACGCTACATGGCCGCTGGTTCCTGAATATCACGCACACATGATGTACTTTACCCTTTTTATTTCAGCCAGTTTCCAAATGTTCCGCTCTGTGCACCAACCAGGCCGTGGAGTGAGGAGCTAGAGGTCGTGAGAGGTCAGTGAAGAAACTGAAAAGCAGCCAAGCACACCTTGAGCCAACATCAGTAACTTTCATTGTCTTCCTGGAGATTAAAGTACTGAAATGACACAGAGAACAGGTTGATGCTGGTCTGGTCCAGAATCAGAGATTGATCATATGCCAATTAACGAATGAAAAACATTGTATTCAGTGTGTTGGAGATAAGAAATTAGAAAACCACATATCTCTAACTCGATATCTAGGCTTTGGAGTTTTTTGCATAGATGTTGATATTTGTTAAGACTATCCAAACTCTATTTCAGTAATTTCATGTTTTCCTGTCTGAGCATGGCAGACAAATAATTGTATAGGCCTTCAGTGCAGCAGGTGTGAAATAGATAAAGTGTAAAGGGGTAAATAAGCAGTAAACGTTCATTCTTGAGCCTAGGAACTTTCAGTCTCAACCTCGAATAACATGGACAGAAAAATTCcacaaatgtaacatttaaggACTTTTTGGATTACCCTAGTGTTCATTTTACAATCTCAAAGATCtccatgttgttttctttgggtTTGGGTTACGATTAGGGATGGATATCATCAGTTATCCATAGGCTCAATCACCAATGTTACCTTGTTGGCTATAGATAGCGGCTTAAAAATGCTTGATTTCTCACGTTCTGCATCAGTGGAGAGCTGCGGTCTCGTAGATGTGGCAGTGTTGAGGGCCTGCCTTTTGCTAGCACTTCACGCATGCGCACTTCCGGATCCAAACCCTATTCAACTTAAGGATCTTGTTGTTATGTTGTTTGAGGGGGAATCATTCCcatttgtctgtctttgtaTTCAACGTCGTGGGGAATCAGACTTAGGGACAGGTATTAAGTGAAACAGATGGAGCCAATCTTCTCTTCGATTGACTTGTTTGCTTTCATTTAGGTCATATGAAGGGCATCAGTGTTATTGAGACAACCTTGAGACACCTTGTTATAACTCTAAAGTCTTTGCAGTGTTGGTCTCTGCCTGACTCATCTGCTCAGGTGTTCGGACAGGTGTAGTTAGAGGAAACAGTTCCAGTCCCGGATGGTCCCTGTCCCCCCAGTTACTCAACGCTTGTGTCACAGATCTGTGTGaaagtgatgtgtgtgtttcacgtAGCGCTTCAGTACTTAGTTCTATTTCACAACACAGATGTGATGGTCTGTCTACTGGGTAAACAGTTTTTTGCCGcttgttattatttgttgttaatGGTTGACACATATTAAATGGAAACATGTGAAAGTGCCAAGAAAAATGTACGCCAAAGTCTTGCCATCCAGAGGTgacaagttgtgtgtgtgtgtgtgtgtgtgtgtgtgtgtgtgtgtgtgtgtgtccatccatccatccatatctTTGTTTAAATTGATTCAATATATAGACACTCCTGTAATTATTTCAAATTTTTGCTTCACATGAATTACAAATAAGGTCTTTCATCTACTTTACCCAACACATCTTCAGTTTCACACCAATATCCAACTTTAACACTCCGTTCCACTGCGGTTATCGGAAAAGGTTTAGTGTCAGACATCAACTTGACCCATTTCTTGTCGTAttagtaaaaaaacaatctctgagatttaaaatgaacatatgaGTCATTAACTTGTCAACCGAAGATGACGGAGCTGCAGACAGAATGTGATTTATCTGTTTCCACTGGGTTATTAACACTTTACACAACGGAGCGAAGTGCAGCTTAGGTGTGCAACTTGGGGAAACTTTACACAAGAATAGTAGCTGGAGATAAGGGTGTAATCCGTTTAATGACACCAACCATACCGAAAACTGAAGTGGATCTttagattaaagaaaaacagtttgatAATGTATTTTGGGAAAACAAAAAGTACctaataataatatcattaaCTTTCTTACAGAGAATGGTCTGCAGGACAGAGCGGTGGGTTGttaatttaactttttcttttatctcgTACTTAATTTTGATATTTAGTTATATTCCATATACCATAAGCAGTTTTGCCGTACACTAACTACAAATCTGCATTGCTCTGGTGCTAATAGGTTTAGAGAATCCTGTGTATTACTAATGATCAACCACATTGATACTACACTGAAAGATTACATGTCTAACCAATAATTGGTCAAGTATCTTGTTGTAAACCACCATGCAGAGGAGGTCAGTGGCTGGTCGTTTTTTGTTTACAGCAAGGTTTTGTTTGCATCAAATggaagttgttaaaaaaaaaacaacaacatttatttatggaAAGTTAGGTAATTTGTCACATGACTGACACATGCTATTTAGTTGATCTCATATAGGTCATCAGAATCTTTCTATTATTACCTTATCATAATTTGAGATTTACATTATAGAGACATTAAAACCTAAATGTTGAAGCATTTGTTAAGCGTTCAGAAATCCCAGTACTCAACTAAAGGGATTTGAAGTATCATCTTACATGCCATATAAGCAATTTAATGAGGGCGAAAGTCAATCTGAAGGGTGTTTAAGCGGTATCTTCCTCATGTCACCTGTACAGTTGTTCTTTAGTATGGTATTTTCCCCTAGTTTAAAGAAACTGTAAAcgactgtctttttttttagtgCTATTTGTTGATGTGTATTAGTTTATCTGTATCACTTCTGATTAACACACACAAGGCTAGACCCCCAGCTCAGAAAAAGGTGCAACATGCCAACACTTCACGATGTACAAAAAAACTTTCAATTAACTTTGGTTTCATGTATGggtatttattttctataaaaagataattacatttgttttaattcttcATACAGATTGTTTAATATAGGTCTATATTTTTCCGTGTCTGTGAACAACGATGTCTGTCTAGACTAGAGTTAACTTGAGCTAAACATCAGCGGtcattttttatgttaataGTTTCCAGTAAAAACAGTAAAGTTACCAACCAATAATGAAGtttaaacatgatttaaataacaacacaatctCGAATcgtaaaaataaatcaaaaatcttAATCAATCTCTTTAATCACGCATTTGATGCCGCTTTCAGGACTTTTGCTAATATTTCCAATTGCCTTGGAAAGACTACTACTTTTAACGATTACacctcatttatttttgcaacaaaataagataaataaagttaagaaatacatttaaattaaattacctTCACTTTAAAGTCAGATTGGACACCTGCTCTGTGACTTTCACACTCTGTCGGTCTTTGTTTTCGAGGTAGCCTAAACTACAACTAAAGAAGATAAACAGCTAAAGagctttattattgttttatttacagaacTTTCACAAGGAAACAAAGGTGAAAATGTCCCTAATAACATCACCCTGCTCTTATTAATGATtaagtgtttgtttaactgCTGCGTGAATTGAAGTTTTATGggtatttttctaaatttgcAAAGTGACATAAACCTGAATCGTTTCATTTAGCAATTTAAGGGACCAATATTTGTTATATGGTCGTGTCATTGTGCACAGATAAGAGACAATTGAGGcaattaaaacctttaaaaggGACTCCTGTCCCACGTTTTCAAGGTTTGAAACAAACAGCAGTTAGCTTACATGATGTGTTAAGTTGAAAACgaataaaatattgtattattattgtaattctGAAAATAGAAATCGATGGATTTTGATATTATTGATACTAATTAATGGCTGCTTTTTCAGGGAAACTTTAACGTgcaaattgtttatttgttataatttaaatacattggCATTTCTTTATCACCCTCTAATGTGAGATTTTCCTAAAACTAATGAGGTTATAAAGtctttaataaagaaaaacaatgctGAATTAATGAGGACATCAAAAGCTTATTAACATAGATTATCCCACTGAAAACACTTATATTCCGAACTAATTTATATAATtgaaggaaataaatatataaataatatagattGTACTCGCAGAGCTATTTCAAggcattatttaaaatgaacttcCTCCGCGGTGTGAATATGTGCAGCTCGCTTTCTTAAAAGTCTCTGTGCGGTATAGTACAACAGGGTCCAAAGTCCATGAAAGTTTTGCTGATAAGGGCAGCCAATAAAAGCAGCAGTGCAGCAGTGTAAACACATGTCTACCTCGGCCCAGAGCGGGCCTTATTCAGTGGATTTACATAAGGCTCCCATCAGCCGGCCCACTCATTACCACGTTTTATATCCCCCTGCACTCAGAAAGCATCATGACAAAGTAGCTCCATCCTCCCCTTCAACAGGGAAGTGAAGCAGCTTCTCGGAGCAGGTGTCAGCAGCCGCAAACTAACACAACActggagcagagaggaagaaaggaacTTTATTTTGtagctttatttttgtaatatctCACTTTATCTTCCCCTTTTCACTCTGTTGCAGCGCGCACACAGCAAGcctatgttgtgtttttaatgttctcTAAAATGGTATCCAAGCTGACATCCTTGCAGCATGAGCTCCTCAGCGCCTTGCTGGACTCAGGAGTAACCAGAGATGTTCTGATCCAGGCCCTCGAGGATATGGACCCCAGCCCGCCGGGCTTCGGAGTAAAACTGGAGAGCCTGCCCATGTCCCCCGCTCCTCCGCATAGCGGCAAGATGAACGGGACGGACTCCGACTCCAAGCCCGTCTTCCACACGCTCACCAACGGGCACAGCAAGGGCAAGCTGTCCGGGGACGAGGGCTCCGAGGACGGGGACGACTTCGATACCCCGCCAATACTGAAGGAGCTCCAGTCGCTCAACACGGAGGAGGCTGCGGAGCAGAGGGCGGAGGTGGATCGCATGTTGGCGTAAGTTTTACATAACTTTttcaaagtgtaaaaaatagttaaaattAAGTTAAATCGCATTTGGAAGGGTGTATTGGGGAAGTGAAAATATGCTCATATTCAGggttattgtttatttcagcTCACTCAAAATGCACTTTCTgttaagtttttatttttaaggaacaAGGCCTGTTTAAATAACTAGGCCTACCTTATAAGCAGTAGCAAAATGCCTTTCCcttctgtgtttacatttttaaaataacccGCCGTGGTTCTGTTTTCCATTCTGGTTACTAATTACCCACAcggattattatttctttaccTTTGCAAAATATCAGCTGAACTGAGATCTATTTATTATTAACTATACTCCACCTCTCCGCGATAAAAAAGAATCCTGCAATGGTCGATCCGAAGAGAAAGTGAATCCACGTCTGTCTGacaattagaataaaaaaagatttcaataattattatcattattagaAAAGTCAGATAAGTCTTAATCATacttataataacaacaacactaataacaatactaatacaaattatcaatagcataaaaataaataaataataatagcaatactaatagcaataataatagcaataacaataatacaattatattaactacatatttgagtttttccCCGCTTTTATGCCAGTAAACAAAAAACGAAAAATCATCCTCCAAAGAAATCAAAATCCATTTATTCCACTGCGACCATGTATTTACTGTAAAACTAGTATTTGTGGCTCTAACACCCCCGGAAGTATATCAAAACTAACGCACGTGTAGTTAAGTTATTGTTAATTTTATTCTATAAATCATCAACTGAAAGATACACAGTGGCGTGTGATTAGAGTGAATGGAGATCTGGTTATTCATTGTCAAAAGTTATAAACTAACATCTCCCACTTAACCCGCAGACTTATGTAGGCCTCCACattctccaaaacaaacaggcGTGTGTAGATTTACTATAATTACCGATGTCAGTGTCTGGGCCTGCTAATCTCGGATTATAGATCATGGCTCCGTTTTACCTCCGAATCGTGTTTGATAAACCTAAATACTGCTGCAGAAATTACACGTTTTATATGTAGGCTAGTATCAGTGCGGATTCTACAGGtaagaacatgttttaatgctAAATTCCTCTTTCAATTAAAACTTGGTGTAAATTCACTGAAAAACGAAATTATTAGTACTGTATATCGTTTAGCTGGACGTCGTCCCGTTTTTTTTCtacataaaattaaaatattaagaaatatcAAATCTTACACGCATGTTTAATTATATCGTCACTTCAATGTATCCTTTAATCATCAATTACAGTAGGCTACATTTGATAACAGAATAACATATTGAGTAAACACTATAATACTAATATATAATTAACTTTGACCAAATACAGACATTTTAgtatataataaataagtacatttataaCTGAGTACTATCAGAATTTTTTGTCAACCTGCTTAAGTTTGATTCAGTTTTGAGCTGTTTTTTGAGATTTCTACAGTTCATGCTTCCTTTAAATTCACACAAACTTCATCAAGCTTTTTCCCAGGCTTACATTATGTGTTTAGGCGACAAATACTAAGTCCAAGTTTCTCAACGTGCCTGAATCCACTTGAACTAACCTTTGAAAATATGTACAGCCTATTGAACAGTGATAAACAGGTTGTCAGTGAGAGGATTTGTTACCTTTTAAACGTGAAACTTTGAAAAACACTTAAGGAGGAACATGTGTTTGATCATAGAACTTCCATATTTGTAGATTTTGTTAAAGGTATAAATAAACGTCAACAAACATTAtcatcacattttctttcccctaaaatgaagcattttgccatatatgtattttttatttaagatcAGAACCCTTATTTCAGCCAAATAAATGTGAGATGTGAAGCTGGTTTTGCTTTCAACTTCCCTCTAAAAACTGCAGTATAGTTCAgtggtgaaatgtgttttttctgctcctgtTTTATCTGAACGCAGAGAGGATCCATGGCGTGCTGCCCGCATGATCAAAGGTTACATGCAGCAGCACAACATCCCCCAACGGGAGGTTGTGGACGTCACAGGGCTCAACCAGTCTCACCTCTCCCAGCACCTCAACAAAGGCACGCccatgaaaacacagaagcgAGCGGCCCTGTACACCTGGTATGTCAGGAAACAGCGGGAAATTCTCCAACGTAAGTTAATATTTGAGTTTCTCACAGATTGGCCCCATCATGTAATGTGTAGTTAGTAGCAACACAAGGTGCTTTTTTGGGTTTAATATCATGGTGGGTTCAACATGCCTTCACCATTTTGGAAGACACATACATGCACCTAGCAATTGTAGTCATAATTCATCATAGTGAGAACTATATAATTTAGTTGATAGAAAAGACTATTATATGGGAAAAACTTTCACAAATATGCATTTTGGTTTTGTGGTTTTGCATTTAAAGAAAGCAATTGGAAATGAATgaacctctttttgttttgcagagttCAACCAGGCGGTGCAAGGCTCTGGCTGCAACATGACAGATAAAGGCAATCAGGATCcggtgttttttttcccagaatTCAACCCGTCTGGTCAGGGCATGGGTCAGACTGGTGAGGAGGTTGGAAGTGAACCCTCCTGTAAGAAAATGAGACGTAACCGTTTCAAGTGGGGGCCTGCGTCCCAGCAAATCCTGTATCAGGCCTACGAACGGCAGAAGAACCCCAGCAAGGAGGAGCGGGAAGCTTTAGTAGAAGAGTGCAACAGgtagattaaaaacaacaccttCCTCTACCTTCCTAGAAACATTTTACCGAAACAAAATATTAACCctaattcttttttaaattctttttCTGCAGGGCTGAGTGTCTCCAGAGAGGCGTCTCCCCCTCCAAAGCTCAGGGCCTCGGCTCAAATCTGGTCACCGAAGTGCGGGTCTATAACTGGTTCGCCAACCGGCGTAAAGAGGAAGCCTTCAGGCAGAAGTTGGCCATGGATGCCATCACTGTACCGTCCCACAGCATGAACTCTCTGCTGTCACATAACTCGCCACATCATCCCCAGAACAGCGCTTCACCTCCAAGTAAGATGCCAGTTGACTTTACTTTGTATGCAGTTCAGCATCACAGAAAGCAGACAAGATGTGTCTTGATAACTGATTTGTTTTCAATCGAGAACTCCACCAATTTGGCTTTGCACATCTATAAAGTTGTCAgacagtttaaaatgaaaagtcacAAAACCCATACATCACAAACCGTGCTTATTCAACAATATCTTGGTCTTTTTAAAACTTGGTAAAATTAGTGGGGATCCCCCCCTTAAAGGTCATGTCTGCAGATTCATTACTTATAATTGAAAAATACCACATGACTTTTGACAGAGTACGCATTCAAATTTTGTAATTTGCAGTGTTTACGCCTACATTTTAGATAATAGTGTAAGGAAATACATGATTTAGTGTCCTTGGTGTGAAAACGCTGTCAGAAATGGTCAGAAACACAGTTGATGTGATCAGAGGggcagagaaagaggggagaagTGATCAATGAGCGTGAGTGAGTGAGCTGAGCAAATGCCATTGTTATTCTGATCTTTGAAAACACACTGAGAACAATCCTCATTGTACCTGCAATCTCCACTCCAAAGTCAGCATGGAGAAGCATGTCACAAAGGGCAGCAATCCTGTGACAGGCCAGGGTCAGGCCAGGGTCAGGGAGGGGGGACAGACACATCCACATTACCTTGACATAACGCCGTCATTTCCACATTTACTCCTCCCATGCAGGTTGCTAATGACTCAGCTCAAAGAGTCTCCAAAACAAGGAAATGATGTGCGTTATGGCCCTGACCATTTCACCCTCACCTGATGTTTGCATTCTAAGTAATTAGTATTGACTGAGTCTACCTGTGTATacgacataaaaacaaagctgataGGCCTGGCAGAACATTATCCTTCGTGCCATCACTCACCTCCATAAAACTGTGATTTGAGAGTCTCACTCAGAGCCTATTGTTGTCCTCTCGTGTTCGAACACGAGGTGAGctttgaagggaaaacaaactGTTTGCCTTGGCTCGCTTTTTTACCTTTGGTGATTGTCTGTTTGCTtgagtttttgttgttgctcagAACACCTGACCAGGCATTGACCTCAGGTTGCCAAGCCAGAGGGGTCAGCGATAAGGTTGTAGAAGGGAAGGGTCGGTGCATTGCGAAACATACTCCGCCACCCCCTGAAAAAAACCCTCAGCTGGCTGCTTACAAGGTGTCCTGCTGGCATCTTGCCGACAGCATCAGCTGTTTTTCAGTGTCAGCCCCTGGCCTGACAATAATATCCCAGCAGGATGTCTCATTGCGTTGCTAGGGCACGGCCTGTATTATGCATGCTTAATAGACAATTAAAATCCTTTGCTACTACATCTCCCAGGCCTTTGATAAGGGGCTCCTCTGACTTCAACTCTCTATACTCTCCCTCAGCAGGAGGTCCCATTGTCTGTGGCGTATTAGAAGACTGCAGTGACTGTAACCTAGGTTCATTTATCTCTGCTGGGCCTTGAGGAGGACTGATTTTAAAGCCTCCCCCTCATCTTTATGGGCATTGGTATAGTTGCTGAGGCTGGGTGCAGACTTGAAGCAGCAGGAGCTGTCCGCTGAGGTATTGGCTCTTTTCTAGCCAGACAGGACTGATGATCCCTTCTGCGCCTACAGAGAAAGCTATAGTCCCCCCCCTCCCTAAACCGCTGCTGCACCTTCAGTCACACAAGAGAGGTCACTGCTGGGTCAGATCAAAGGAACTTCTCGTACTTTGCGAATTTTTATTGATTCTGTTTCAGTTCGTTGATCAGTCGGTCACAACTGAATAGACAGTCAAACACTGTGATGTTCATTTTTGGCGGTGGCTTTTTTTACCTTCAGAAATTAAACTGATTTCAGGCAAGATTACGTTTTTGGCAGGTCTATGAGCACAGGCACCTGTGTTTTCCTATTTAGTATTTACCTACTGTTCATCCACTTATATCACGTGATCAATCTAATATATGGCATTTGACTTCAAAGCATTAATTTCCTCGAACAAGTTAGTAAATACAacttattagttttattttctttatttacatttttaatttgaaagaaacTGTTGTTGGCAGTGGTGGTGGTACATTGCAGTAGGATAAACTCAGCAAACAATCTCAATTGTGTGTTAATTTATACTTTAACCTCTATATATTTTGGGGAGACATagtttactttttacttcactttaatttattttaaaaatctaaaaccttttttccattttttcagaaagttatataataataaaaaaatgacaatgcATTGTAAAGGATTTGTATCAAATGATTTAGCTTTACAAAAATCAGGTTTTGGTTGGGGCTATGTTCCCTGAAGAGCCATTTAACCTCTGAAACTTTATACAATTACACCCCAAAGTGATAAAACTCCAATACCTTACAAAAAGCACAGATTATAagaaatacaacatgttttccTGTTCCTGCCTCATTAATCCTCTCACAACTCATCAGATGTATTTTGCGACCCTTTGAATGGGACTAATCCCTTTGGAAACCACTGCACTAAACTTCTCACTTTATATAAAGTAGTCAAAACTAGGTACGGCAGTCAGATGCTGCCTGGACATTGGAATATCGGTAACAACTCCATAATGTAAAGTGTTATACTTATGTCACACATGTTTTCAGCTTGACaagtacttttaccttttaTAATACTTATGCCTATATGGATGCAGTATTTTCACTTGTAATGGAGTCTTTTTAGACGATTACTTCTTTAACCACTGTCGATTTGGCAGCTAGTTCACCGTTACACTGAATCATCGTTCTGCTTGTTACAAAACAAGCGGACTCAGAAGTTCCTGATCAGACACAGTACGGGGGGTCTTATCCGTAGGTTGCATTGCTTTCCGTCACCCCAGGCCGGTTtgaaacatcacacacacagacacacagacactcagacacacagacacacagacacacagacacacagacacacacacagacacacacacacacacacacacacacacacacacacacacacacaccacacacacacacacacacacacacacacacacacacacacacacacacacacacacacacacacacacacacacacagagaaaagaaTGGCCTAGCTCTACACTTTCCACTGCTCTGTGTCTCCCAGAGAGCCACAAAGAAGAGCCTGGGTACGTCCTGCAGACACCCAGGAGGTCTGTCATATGCAGTGGTACTACAATGAGCACTGCCTGGGGTTGGGGAGGCAGGCTTTGATATTACATGGGTCACACAGGGAGCTAGAGCCTTTTAAACCTGCTGAAGATCTTTGCTACCACTCCCCTTCGGAAGTTCTCGCCCTCCCCCTGCTCTCAAAAAAGACCCTTCAGTTTTTCATGGATTGTCACATCTTGCCAGATCAATTATTTAGCCTTTCAGAATctataaacaacatttcatataGTGGTTGATCACTTCAGTGTGTTTGTAGAAAACCTGTCTTTTACATTAGCTTTCTAAGAAAAAAGAAGAGTCTCTTAGTGAAGAGAGTCCTTCTACTTACTATGAGACTCCCTGCAGCTAGAATGCCTGCTGAACCCAAAGAAACAAAACTGTCCTGAATAGcatccttttctccctctgacACTTTAAGAGGTCGCCAAGCTCCGAGATAACTGCCTTTTTATGAGTCCTCCTCTATTGTGTGGCAATGGGGGTCATGAGTCCAATGGAGTGCTTTATTGTTCTGTGGCGGTGTTTACAAGGCACGGTAGAGTGTAGTGGGGTTTCTAGTATGTTGCAGAAGACAATATGAAGCCTGTGGGCTGGACAAAATGGAGGGCAGTTATAGGATGAAATATGACTCTTTGGCTTCAGACGTCGCGTTATCTGTATTTTAAGTGTCTGTAGTAAAAGAATAGAGCCAAGGAAGCTATTTCCTCccatttccagtctttatgctaagctaagctagccaGCTACTGGCTGTGACTTTTTTATGAAGGGCACAGGAATGACTGTGATATCACTTTTCGAAGTAAACTCGCAGCATGTATTTCCTAATTCTCAAACTACTGCTTTGAGTATAGAGCATCTGTTTGTCATGAATCTTTACACACCTAACTTCTTAAAGAATTTCAGGATTTTACgatgaaaaatgatttgatttccCTTACACCATAGCACCACATCCTGTTCCAGTTTCGAGTCATGACAAGAAATCAATGTCCCCCTCATTGGTTATATTTAGTGTCAGtgcctctccctcctttttATCTCAGAATGGCTTTATATCAATGCCTCCTGTCATGTCTGACCGACTCCGACAGGGCGTTCAGGCACACCTGGGTCAGGGACGGAGGGCTCGGGCAAGATGGGAGATCTGAGTGCAAACAGAGTCTGTCTCTACACTGTCACTGAGGGAGGGCcgctctctgtgtctgtgtgaggcTGAGACCACAGGATAAGAATGTGTTTGACATTGCTTGTAATTGTGTAATGTTTACTCTGGTATCAGAG includes the following:
- the hnf1ba gene encoding hepatocyte nuclear factor 1-beta-A isoform X2, with amino-acid sequence MFSKMVSKLTSLQHELLSALLDSGVTRDVLIQALEDMDPSPPGFGVKLESLPMSPAPPHSGKMNGTDSDSKPVFHTLTNGHSKGKLSGDEGSEDGDDFDTPPILKELQSLNTEEAAEQRAEVDRMLAEDPWRAARMIKGYMQQHNIPQREVVDVTGLNQSHLSQHLNKGTPMKTQKRAALYTWYVRKQREILQQFNQAVQGSGCNMTDKGNQDPVFFFPEFNPSGQGMGQTGEEVGSEPSCKKMRRNRFKWGPASQQILYQAYERQKNPSKEEREALVEECNRAECLQRGVSPSKAQGLGSNLVTEVRVYNWFANRRKEEAFRQKLAMDAITVPSHSMNSLLSHNSPHHPQNSASPPMRYSQGPGEVTSSTTISHHSSNGMANSQSVLQQVSPGGLDHSHSLLSPDSKMISGSGGGLPPVSTLTNIHSSHHSHQQNLIMPLSGVMAIAQSLNTSQSQSVPVINSVAGSLAALQPVQFSQQLHSPHQHSLMQQSPSHMSQQPFMAVTHSHMYSHKQEPPQYSHPSRFPSAMVVTDANSLSTLSSMSSGKTCPLQAW
- the hnf1ba gene encoding hepatocyte nuclear factor 1-beta-A isoform X1 yields the protein MFSKMVSKLTSLQHELLSALLDSGVTRDVLIQALEDMDPSPPGFGVKLESLPMSPAPPHSGKMNGTDSDSKPVFHTLTNGHSKGKLSGDEGSEDGDDFDTPPILKELQSLNTEEAAEQRAEVDRMLAEDPWRAARMIKGYMQQHNIPQREVVDVTGLNQSHLSQHLNKGTPMKTQKRAALYTWYVRKQREILQQFNQAVQGSGCNMTDKGNQDPVFFFPEFNPSGQGMGQTGEEVGSEPSCKKMRRNRFKWGPASQQILYQAYERQKNPSKEEREALVEECNRAECLQRGVSPSKAQGLGSNLVTEVRVYNWFANRRKEEAFRQKLAMDAITVPSHSMNSLLSHNSPHHPQNSASPPMRYSQGPGEVTSSTTISHHSSNGMANSQSVLQQVSPGGLDHSHSLLSPDSKMISGSGGGLPPVSTLTNIHSSHHSHQQNLIMPLSGVMAIAQSLNTSQSQSVPVINSVAGSLAALQPVQFSQQLHSPHQHSLMQQSPSHMSQQPFMAVTHSHMYSHKQEPPQYSHPSRFPSAMVVTDANSLSTLSSMSSGKTDSAVNKMVQLGGLSWCPLQAW